One Vicia villosa cultivar HV-30 ecotype Madison, WI linkage group LG5, Vvil1.0, whole genome shotgun sequence genomic window, AGTAAATATATTTAACAAAttcttaaaaaaacaaaaagaaaaaaacaataagaTTTAATTAAGGCAagaaattacttttttttttaattctttccaCCTAACTCCCTTTTTAATCTCTTTCATTAAGGACAAGAACTTTATTTAAGTTAACAAGTGATGCCTTTCAAAGTTCCCTAATTTATGGCTCCAATATAACTCATATGCCTTTCAAAGTTCATTTAATTTTAAAGCTGATATTAGGATAAAAGATATTTCTCATAAAAAAGGTGGTCCAGACTTAGATGATAATTAGATATACTTTGCGGACCACTACAACATTTATTGTCTCTGGCAACACTTTTTTAGGCAATATGTGTAAATTGTTCCCTAAAAAAAGATCAGGCAACGATTTTTGAATGTTGCTAAAACAATTTTTGCAACATCTCATAAATGTTCCCTAAAATACTTCTAGGAACAGTTTTCAAGCATTgctataatttatctttgacaatagCTGATAAATGTCCCCCTTAAATACTTATGGGAACAATTTTAAATTGTTACATTATTCCTAACAAAAGACTACATTTTTTAAATGTTGCATAAAATTTATTTCCAAACATcatgatatttatttaatataataatgaaaatatatatattttataaaattaaaatattaaataaaattagaagataaaatgcagaaaaaaagaaaaaattcacGTGACCCAAATTTAAGACACCGTACTCACCATTCACACGCTTAGCCTAGAGTGAAAGAGAaattagaaagaaagaaaaaaacaaaataagtgTGTTGTTAGAAGGGTACCACAAACAAAACCTAGTAAgtacaaaacaaagaaaatgtGCTTCGTCGGTACAGTCTTATTGTTGTGCGCCGTCGATTGTGTTGTTGTGCATCGTCGATTCCGTCGTGGTTCTCCGCAGATTGCATTATCGCCAATAGTATTACTCCATCGTATTTCTGTTGTCACTATTAATCTCTGCCAATTGCGTTGTCGTGGCGAATTCCATGACTACATTGCAGGTTGCTAACGAATTGGACCGACCCGGTATTAAGGGTTTCGTTAACGCGTTTGGTCTCTTTTCTAGCTGCTTCCTTCTCGTGTCCTCGTGTCTAAAACTCGGTAATGGAAGTTGTGCTCATCCTTGATCTTATCTCGCTTTTGCTTCATCTCTTGGTTCTGATTTGCGTTGTTGTTTTAGTTTTCGGTCTTCCACTGATTGATTAATGATGCAGGTATTAGTACTTTCATCCTTAGCTTTATTCTTCTTCAGCTTCTTCCTTAGGTGGTAATggtttctgatttaattttcCAGATTTCGGAGGTTCTAAATGCTACCCGGTTAGAGATCCTCATACTGCCCATTGAGAAGGTCAACTTTAGTCTTACCTTTAATGTTTTAACTTGCAAATTTTTAGGGAAAGACGGTGTTGTGCGAAACCTAATTCCAACTTTGCTCAACCTAATTCCAACTTTGCTCAACCTAATTCCAACAGCGCTCAACCTAATTCCAACAACGCTTAACCTTATCAAAACAAACAATGTATATGTTGCTGCTATGGG contains:
- the LOC131603520 gene encoding uncharacterized protein LOC131603520; protein product: MMQISEVLNATRLEILILPIEKVNFSLTFNVLTCKFLGKDGVVRNLIPTLLNLIPTLLNLIPTALNLIPTTLNLIKTNNVYVAAMGNDSRTCYFCGKRFTHVLRLLETINAVVLSPSWYCLRSYYRVACIAVLFCCCLLGCYHLVSTFSVSVHSTQL